A DNA window from Pseudarthrobacter sp. W1I19 contains the following coding sequences:
- a CDS encoding prolyl oligopeptidase family protein — translation MTTTAADPAPAPGFGNTSGTDPQGIAPEPTDENVWLEDIYGEEQLAWVKEQNSRTEDLLEDADYVQLEGSILEVLDSTDRIAMVGKRGDWYYNFWKDQQNPKGLWRRTTWESYCSDAPEWDVLLDVDALSATEGEEWVFHGATFLRPAAGEPYRHALLALSPDGGDANRYREFDVESRTFVDPAQGGFDLPTAKGHVSWLDADTLLVASTAEGLPRTASSYARTAVTLKRGGSLPGAPRLFEVPENHMMAVVAHDSTPGFERTFAVDYIDFYNRSNAVLRDGSWVVIDVPTDVNVSAHREWLLFRPQQDWVLDGVTYPAGSLLAAPFEDYLAGSRKVSVLFTPDASTSLQSWSWTRNFLLLNLLKDVSSEIRVLDPSRPGASLEAAWDSSLLDACPPLHDVNAYAVDDEDEADGGAGDDFWLVATGFTTPSTLMRGTLERAADGTSGVVSRHAVVKTSPSFFADENYEVQQHFAVSDDGTRVPYFQVASRDLALDGQNPTQLSGYGGFEVSRTPAYSGTVGRAWLERRTSLSAAGDGDAPHSRGGVYVVANIRGGGEYGPSWHRAALQENRHKAYQDFAAVARHLISRGVTSPERLGCVGGSNGGLLVGNMLTQYPELFGAVSCGVPLLDMRRYTRLSAGHSWIAEYGDPDVPEQWEYIRTFSPYHLLKDGVEYPETFIWTATSDDRVGPVQARKMAARMLAMGIPNVWFHEALEGGHAGASDNRQAAALQARSQHFLWKALAGGGS, via the coding sequence ATGACCACCACTGCAGCTGATCCAGCGCCCGCCCCCGGTTTCGGCAACACATCCGGCACCGACCCGCAGGGCATCGCGCCCGAGCCCACAGACGAAAATGTCTGGCTTGAGGACATCTACGGCGAGGAGCAGCTTGCCTGGGTGAAGGAGCAGAACTCCCGTACGGAGGACCTGCTGGAGGACGCCGATTATGTGCAGCTGGAGGGCAGCATCCTGGAGGTGCTGGACTCCACGGACCGGATCGCCATGGTGGGCAAGCGCGGCGACTGGTACTACAACTTCTGGAAGGACCAGCAGAACCCCAAGGGCCTCTGGCGCCGCACCACGTGGGAGAGCTACTGCTCCGATGCCCCGGAATGGGACGTCCTGCTGGACGTCGACGCCCTGTCCGCCACTGAAGGCGAGGAATGGGTCTTCCACGGCGCCACCTTCCTCCGCCCTGCCGCCGGCGAGCCCTACCGGCACGCGCTGCTGGCACTGTCCCCCGACGGCGGCGACGCCAACCGGTACCGGGAATTCGACGTCGAATCGCGGACCTTCGTGGACCCGGCGCAGGGCGGCTTTGACCTGCCGACGGCGAAGGGCCACGTTTCATGGCTGGACGCGGACACGCTCCTGGTGGCCTCCACGGCAGAGGGACTTCCGCGGACGGCCTCCTCCTACGCCCGCACCGCCGTCACCCTCAAGCGCGGCGGGTCCCTGCCCGGCGCACCCCGCCTGTTTGAAGTGCCCGAGAACCACATGATGGCCGTGGTGGCGCACGACTCGACGCCCGGCTTCGAACGAACCTTCGCCGTTGACTACATCGATTTCTACAACCGCAGCAACGCCGTGCTGCGGGATGGCTCCTGGGTGGTGATCGATGTTCCCACCGACGTCAACGTCAGCGCCCACCGCGAGTGGCTGCTGTTCCGGCCCCAGCAGGACTGGGTGCTCGACGGCGTCACCTACCCGGCGGGTTCGCTCCTCGCCGCCCCGTTTGAGGACTACCTGGCGGGCTCGCGGAAGGTGTCAGTGCTGTTCACCCCGGACGCCAGCACGTCCCTGCAGTCTTGGAGCTGGACGAGGAATTTCCTGCTCCTGAATCTCCTGAAGGACGTCTCCTCCGAGATCCGGGTGCTCGATCCGTCCCGGCCCGGCGCTTCCCTTGAGGCGGCATGGGACTCTTCGCTGCTCGATGCCTGCCCGCCGCTGCACGACGTCAACGCCTACGCCGTGGACGACGAAGACGAGGCCGACGGCGGTGCGGGCGACGACTTCTGGCTCGTCGCCACGGGCTTTACCACCCCCAGCACCCTGATGCGGGGCACCTTGGAGCGCGCCGCTGACGGGACCAGCGGAGTGGTGAGCCGGCACGCCGTGGTGAAGACGTCGCCGTCGTTCTTTGCCGACGAAAACTATGAAGTCCAGCAGCACTTCGCCGTGTCCGACGACGGCACCCGGGTGCCCTACTTCCAGGTGGCCTCGCGGGACCTGGCCCTGGACGGGCAGAACCCCACGCAGCTGTCCGGGTACGGCGGTTTCGAGGTCTCCCGCACTCCCGCCTACAGCGGCACGGTGGGCAGGGCGTGGCTGGAGCGCCGGACGTCCCTGTCGGCCGCCGGCGACGGGGACGCGCCGCACTCGCGGGGCGGCGTTTATGTGGTGGCGAACATCCGGGGCGGCGGCGAATACGGGCCCTCCTGGCACCGGGCGGCCCTGCAGGAAAACCGGCACAAGGCGTACCAGGACTTCGCCGCCGTAGCCCGGCACCTCATCTCCCGCGGCGTCACCTCGCCGGAGCGGCTGGGCTGCGTGGGCGGATCCAACGGCGGCCTGCTGGTGGGAAACATGCTGACCCAATACCCGGAGCTGTTCGGGGCCGTCTCCTGCGGCGTGCCGCTGCTGGACATGCGCCGCTACACCAGGCTCTCCGCCGGCCACTCCTGGATCGCCGAGTATGGTGACCCGGACGTCCCGGAGCAGTGGGAGTACATCCGCACCTTCTCTCCGTACCACCTGCTCAAGGACGGGGTGGAGTACCCGGAGACGTTTATCTGGACGGCTACCTCGGACGACAGAGTGGGCCCCGTGCAGGCACGGAAGATGGCTGCCCGCATGCTGGCCATGGGCATCCCCAACGTCTGGTTCCACGAAGCCCTCGAGGGCGGTCACGCCGGAGCGTCGGACAACCGGCAGGCCGCTGCGCTGCAGGCCCGAAGCCAGCATTTCCTGTGGAAGGCGCTGGCCGGCGGGGGCTCGTAG